From the Pithys albifrons albifrons isolate INPA30051 chromosome 27, PitAlb_v1, whole genome shotgun sequence genome, the window TCCCCCAGCATGGGGGGCCCGAAGCTCTCCCACACCTGGCCCAGTGGAGATGGTCAGACCGGTCCCAGTGGGATGTGGTGGCAGGAGGATGGACAGCCACAGAGTGCCCGGTGTCACCCactgggtgctgtgaccacGCTGTGATTGTGACGTCAGGGACACCCCAGGcccaaccccactgtggtgACAACCGGGACAAAGTTCAGTGCCACACGACTGTGGGGCACAGTCCAGGTGTCCTGGCACTCTGTGGCACCCTCAGTCCCAGCACCCCACTGGCACCCACCCCACTCGCCCACCCCTCCAGTGAGTCCCTGCCTGGAGGTGCCACCCATGACTCTGGTGGCTCTGCCACAGCATTACAGGCTCTGAGTCATGTTAAGGCcaaaaaagttgttttctttctctttaaacTGCTTTGAAGTTGTTAAGACATGAAATCCTGACACTCCCAGGGCTTGGGGACACCACGAGGAGCCCCAGACTCTGATGGGCACACGCTGTGCCCTCCACATGCCACTGTCCCCAGAGGAGTCCCACGCCGGGGCACTGAGCCCATCGTCCCCTTGTCACCAGCGGGGTTGGGGTTCACTGCTGTGGGTGGGCGAGTGGGCACTGCCCCGGTCCGGTGGCATTGGTGGCTCCGTGCTGGCTGCAGACCCGGGTGGCAGCGGGCACCTGGCGCGTTCCCCCGACGGTGACACAACCCTCCCACTTGGCCATCTCCACGGTGCCATCCTCGGGACACTCCACCAGCGCGGGGGCGAAGGGTCCCACGAGCCAGGGCAGGGGCGTGTGCTGCCCCACGTGCTCCAGCAGCTCGGCAATGCCCAGCTGTGCCCGTGCCACCGTGTCCCGGCTCTGCGCCAGCACCAGCTCCGACAGGTCGTGGAAGGAGCGGGCACAGGACAGGGATGCCTGGATGCCCTCCACGCCATGCCGGACGTGCCCCACCGTCTCCTGGACGCTGCTGGGGAGGGCACAAGCACCGGAGGCCAGGCGGGCACAGGcgccctggagctgctgcagcagcccctgcagcatGGCCAGAGTCCGTGCCTCCACCTGCGGGCACCAGCGGGCATGGGGGGCTCAAGGAGGAGGTTGGACCCCCAGACCTGGGTGTCCTCCATGGGTACAGCCCATACCATGATGTCCCAGCCCCTCACCCCACACTATGGTGTCCTTCATGGGCATGGCCCCCCACCCCATACCTGGGTGTCCTCcatgggcacagccccccacCCCACAGCTGGGTGCCCTCCCAGGTCTTCCCTCCCCTTACCTCACTCTCCTCcatgggcacagccccccacCCCATACCTGGGTGCCCTCCCAGGtcccccctcccctcacctCACTCCCCTCcatgggcacagccccccacCCCATAGCTGGGTGCCCTCCCAGGTCCCCCCTCCCCTTACCTCACTCTCCTCcatgggcacagccccccacCCCATAGCTGGGTGCCCTCCCAGGtcccccctcccctcacctCACTCTCCTCcatgggcacagccccccacCCCATAGCTGGGTGCCCTCCCAGGtcccccctcccctcacctCACTCTCCTCCATGGGCACAGCCTCTTGCTGGCTCCACTCCAGCCACAAGTGGTGCAGATGCTCCCGGGTGCTGTGCCGGTGCCCGTccgtgcccctctgcccctcctcgATCTGGAGGAAGTGTCAGCCAGGTGGCAGCACACCTGgaggtgccaggctggcacagggctggcacagtTCCCACTGCATCCTTACCAGCTGGATGAGGtggtggagctgtgccaggacctgctggGCGCTGTGCCGTGCCCGTTGCAGCTCGCCCAGCGAGCGCCGCAGTGCCCGGTGCCGCTGCTTGGCCGAGAGGGAGCCCACGCGGATGAAGTagctctgccacctcctctgctgctctgccgGGGCCACCTCCCTGCCTGGGGCCACCTCTGCCCCCACAGGGGCCACTGTGGGACCAGGGTGGAGGACGGTGTGGCTGGAccatcctgtgccaggcaccGGATCACCCCACACCAGGCACTGGATCACCAGGCACTGGATCATCCCACACCAGGCACTGGAGCATCCCACACTGGCACTGGGATGATGCCCTGGAGCTCCACACCCCATccatcccagggacacagagctgccCACCCATGGGATGCTTGGCCTCCAGGTCATGTGGAGGTGTCACTGTAAAGCCAGGTGGCCTCTGCAGTCACCTCTGTGACACGgggccagctctgccaccctgtGCCAAGCTATAAATACCCAGACGGGCAGCACAGGGCTATATTTGCCTTCAGGTTTCCAGGTGAGAGTTCACCAGTCCTGTGTTCCCTGgatggggactgtcccctgccctgtgttccctggatggggactgtcccctgccctgtgtcccacGGCTCACggtgccctggcactgccacaaggGGCCGAGCACAGCCAAGGTGCACCAGCAACACCCAGTCGGCTCCAAGCAACAGTGTGGGGACCCCAGGGTGGGGCTGCACCCCCAGATGTGGGGGATGAGGGTCTGTGACAGCGTGGTGGGCACTCACCCTGCTCCTCAGTGGTCCTGGGAAGGTACCTCTGCACCAGCTCCTCTGACTTGCCCAGCACCGTGTCCATGCCCGTGACCAGCAGCCGCCCCACGCGGGTGCCCACCATGGTGTGCAGCGTCCTCGCCACCGTGGATGACACCAACTCCCTGGTCCCGGCCACCacctgggaggggacagcacagggaagcCTTGGCCTTGACTGGGCCTGGCACTGGGTCCCACCGTGCCCCCCAGGTGACATTACCCTCtcagggggctgctgcaggatgggcaACTTCTGCTCCAGCTTGTCCAGCCCTTTGCAGGCCAGTTCATTGGCGGTGGAAACTGGGGACATGAAAAGGGATGGTTTAATCccctgctgcctggcaggagctctgctgggggACAGGTTTGGGGACACTCCCATCTTGTGTTTCCCATCCTGTGGACCTTCTCCTCTATTCCTTGGAGATATAAACTGGGAGTGAAATCAGATGGTTCATCTCCTGCTGCCTTGCAAGAGAAGTTTTTGGGTATCCCAAAATTCATAGGGAACTGCTCCCCAGCCCTTGTCAGGCATATTTGGTGGCAGTGCAAACTAGAGGCATGAAAACAGATTAttcctttcctgctgctctgcaggagctcTGAGAGAGCCAGTTTTTGGGGACAGCCCAAAGCTCATGTGGTGTTTCCTCTCCCATCTTCTCCACCAGCTTCTGCAGCCCTTTGGCAAAACTAAAGATGTGAAAGATCATTCCTCTCCTACAGCCTTGAAAGAATTCTGCTCTAGCCAGTTTTCCATCACCCCAAAACTCATGGGGTGCTGGCACCCCTCCAACTTCTCCTCCAGCTTCTCCAGACCTTTGCAGGTCTGTTTGGTGGTGGTGGAAACCAGACATGAGAAAacagctcttccctctcctgctgctttgcaggagCTCCAAAACTCAGGGTTGGTTTTCCATCACCCCAAAACTCAGGGTTGGTTTTCCATCACTCCAAAACTCAGGGCTGGTTTTCCATCACTCCAAAACTCAGGACTGGTTTTCCATCACTCCAAAACTCAGGGCTGGTTTTCCATCACTCCAAAACTCAGGGCTGGTTTTCCATCACTCCAAAACTCGACTGGTTCTCCATCACCACCAAACTCAGGGCTGGTTCTCCATCACCACCAAACTCAGGGCTGGTTCTCCATCACCACCAAACTCAGGGCTGGTTTTCCATCACCCCCAAACTCAGGACTGGTTCTCCATCACCCCCAAACTCAGGACTGGTTCTCCATCACCCCCAAACTCAGGACTGGTTCTCCATCACCCCAAACTCAGGGCTGGTTCTCCATCACCCCCAAACTCAGGGCTGGTTTTCCCTCACCCCAAACTCAGGAGGTGCCAcctctccctcagcttctccagcCCTTTATTCCTTGCCCATATAAACCTGCCACACACCACCAGCtcatccctctcctgctgccacccctgaGCTCTGGGAGGGCGGGTTTTGgggcccccccagcccccgTGGGGTGTTCCCCAGGCCCCCCCACTCACTCTGGGGCTCCAGGCGggtgaggaggggctgggccCCACTCACGGCCGCCGCCGTCAGTGTCTTGACTCCCTTCTCGGCGGCGTCGCAGACGGATCGCACGCAGGGGTGGCTCTGCTTGGTGCTCGAGTACGCCGAGGCCACAGcgctgcaggcacagctcaccAGGGCCAGGTTGGCCACGCGGGTCACCACGCTCTGCAGGGTGAGTGGCAGTGAGAGGGGGTCCCCAGGGGCACCCGCAGCCCCCCAACCCCTCCGTGCGCCCCGACCTTCACCTCCGGCGCGTCCTCCGGCGGCAGCGCCGCGTTCTCGGCAGACATGGCAGTGGTGGCTGCGGCGGGGAGAGATGTTGGGGTGTCGTGGGTGGGTGAGCTCCGTGGGGACCCCCAGGGGGGCTGAGACCCCCCAGAACCACCCCCCGAGCTCCTGCTACCTGAGGGCTGAGCCCCCTCAACTCATGGCATGAGTGGGAGCTGCGGGCACCCTCTGAGCGGCTCGTGGGGGTCACGGGGGGTGTGGCAGCGGCTTGGGGGTGGCACTGGCCTCGTGCCCTGCTGGGATGTGGCGCGGTTGGGTCCCCTCAACCCCTCTCGAGTCCCCCCATCCCCACGTGGGTCCCCCCGCCCCGCTCGTGGGGCCAGGGAGGGGTTTACGGGTGATTCAGCGGAAGCCTCGAAGGGTTTGTGTCGCAATCCCGCGCTGGGGACGTGCCACTCGTCACTGTCCCCTCGGCCGGGCATGGCCAGGACCCTGCAGGGGGCACGGCACCCCCTCTGTCCCTCAAGGTGCCCCCCGCCCCCCGGCCCTTCGCACGGTGAGTTTTAGGGGGTTCCCTCGGGTCCCTGGGGACCACTGGGGTCCTTGGGGCGCTCCGGGACCCCCCGAGACCCCCGACGCGCCCCGGACTCCCCGGGACCCCCAGACTGACCCCGGGACCCCCGAACTCCCCCTGGGGCCCCCCGAAGCTCCTCGGCCCCGCTTTCCGCCCTCCAACTCCCAACACGTCCCAAGGACGATACTCACAGGGGGTGAGGGTGGGGTTCTGTCGCGACCCCCGGTCGTGATCGCGACCCCccgggccccgccccgcgcggaGCCGCCGCTGGCGGCGGGAGCCAATCAGAGAAGGGGCGGGGCCGAGCCTCCACCAATGAGGAgcgaggggcggggcgggccccGGGGCTGTGTCGCGACACGTGGGAGCAGATCGCGATCGTGAGCGGGGACTCCGGGGGGACAGGGCTCATCTTGCCACGTGTCCCCGCGCTGAGCGCCCCAGTGGCCGGTGTGCCCCCCACGCTCCAGGTGTCCCCAGCCCGGGTGTCCCCTTGCCACGTGTGCCCACCCCAAGGGACTCTGGCTGGTGTCCCCACCCCGTCCTGGTGTCCCCACCCCAAGAGATCCCATGGTCACTGTTGCCAcctcagctgtgcccaccccaggtGTCCCTCCCCTTGGTGTCTCCACCTCAGATGTCCTCACTGCAGGAGACACCATGGCCAGTGTCACCACCCCTGGTTTCCTCAAGTCAAGGGACCCAAAGATTGGTGTCCCCACCCCAAAGGACCCAACGACAGGTGTCCCCATGCCCCAGGTGTCCCCATGCCCCAGGTGTCCCCATGCCAAGGGACATAAAGacaagtgtccctgtcccaggtgtcCCTTGCCAAGCATCACCATCCCAGGCATCCCCTCCCGGGGGGTCCCCACCCCAAGTGACCCACCCCCACGTGTCCCCACGCCAAACATCTCAACACCAAGTGTCCCCTTAGCCAGATGTCCCCACCCCACATGGCCCGgtgccccagagcccctcaggTGGGGGGGTGTGTTCCGTGGGCTGTGCGTGTGCCCACGGTGGGGGGAGTGTGAGCCAAGGGGACCCTGCCCGTcgtgtgcccccagccctgtccctccctctggCCGGTCCCCGTCCCGGTCCCGGGGCAGGGTAAGAACTGTccgaggcggcggcgggggaGTCGCCTCCGGTAACCGGGTGTTTATTGGGCCGCGGGTACAGCCCGCGGGCGGCCGCATGCATGGCCGCGGGGGGGgctcccgccgccccccgccctaTTTACAGCCTGCCACCCCCTGGGGACCTGTCACCTCCGGGGACCTGCCACCCCGCCGCGACCCACCGACCCTGGTGGGTGCCGGGCAGGGGTGGCACCAAAAGGGCACCCTTTGCCAGCAGAGAGTGGGTTCGGTGgggaccccccagccccagcgGTGTCCCCCCACCCAGGCTGTGCTTtctggggggtgctgggggagggATGGATGAACACCCCCCAAACTGGCACCGGGCAGGGATTGACCCCAGTCTGGGGGCTGAgtgtgccccatgcccagaTAACACACACACTTGGGGGGTCTCCACCCCCCCGCACCCCAAACGTTCACCACGTTCCATCACCACAACCAACGCACCCCGGTGGCACCCCTGGTGACCCCAGAGGGCTGGCAGCACCCAGGAGCCCCCCAGGGTGCCCCTGCCGGGCCGAGGGGCTGCGGGGTGGGGGTCACAGCCCGGTGCCCATGTCCATGCGTccatcctgctgccccccagggatcccctcCCAGGGTGCTGCGGGCCCTGAGtccagcctggggaggggacacgaTGGATGGACCCCCCTGGCACGTGGGGCAAAGCAGCCGGAGCGCAGGGCACTGCCCCACGCCAGCTGGGGACACCCCCAAACCCTCTCCGGGGGCACCCAGGGGATGCCTGTCCCCCCCTCACCCACGCAGCACCTCACCCCGCGCCCGCAGCTCCTGCCCGGCCGCCCCTCCCTGCGCCCATCAGTGTCCTGGCGAGGGGGGCACACGCAGGGTGGGACCCTACTTCCCCGAGGGAGTCCGCTCCACGCCGTAGcgcaggaggtgctgcaggtcCGTCAGTGCCCGCGGGGTGCCCGGGGcgcggggggcacggggggccgTCCCGTGCCGCCCGTAGGCGCCCGCCGTGGCCTCGCCGCTGTTGAACGTGTGGTTCCTCTTGAGGTGGGCGCCCGGGCGGCCCGTGCCGTTGTTGGCGTTGAAGTTCAGCTGCTCGGGGTGCCAGGGCGGCCCCTCGGTAAagtccccgctgtccccgctggGCGCCGAGACCACGCGCCGGCGctcggggctggggtggggCGTGCTGCCCAAATCGCCGTACGAGCTGCGCGGTGGGCGCCGGGCACCGGCGGGTGGGTGCTGCCGGGGGCGGGGACCCTCCTGGGGGTCCCGAGCCCAGTGCCCGTCACCTGAGGAGTCGCTGAGTTCGGCCTCCAGCTCCTGGTCCACCAGGATGGCGTGGCAGGAGAGGGGGATGCCTCGCGGCGGGCGGCCCGAGCCGCCGTGCCCTCGCCCGGCGCCGGCCGTGCCAGAGCCCCCAGGGTCCCGCAAAGCCGCGTTGATGATGTTGTGACTCTGCTCCCAGGTGCAGTTCTGGAGGGCTCCGGGGCAGCGCTTCTGCTGCAGCGGGGTTTGCTCCGGCGTGGGCAGCACCCCCGAGTCCAGGTCGTGCTGGGCGACCTTGCCCAGCTCCTTGGGCCACCCGTTGGGCATGAGCGGGGCCAGCAAGGCGCCACGTGCCCGCCGCTCGCCCAGCCGGCTGACGCTCACCACCGACTCGCTGTGCGCCAGGATCGTCTCCTTGTCCTTGCGCCGCGCCAGCTCCTTCCGATCGCGGTGCCCGATGAACCAGCAGACGCTGAAGCCGGAGATGACGGCGCCGATGACGAAGGCGGCGACGGACGAGATCACCAGCAGGTTCACCGACACCAGCCCGTCCGGCTCGTCCACGAAACTCTCCGTCACCAGCCCTGCGCGGGGGGACATGTCATGGGCCCTGTGGGTGCCAccaccctgtccccagggcccctcccggccccgcaCTCACCCTCACACTCGCCCAGGTGGGACGTGCTGCCACCAGCGATGTCCTGCTCAAAGGCCACCCTGGGGGTGCAAATGGGGGGGTCAGTGTGTCCCAAATGGCCTGGGAGAGtctccagctccctccaggGAGTGATGAGTTTGCTGGGGCTCAGCGGCTGGGGAGTCACTGTGCCCATTCTgtgccccccagtgtcccccaggcCTGGCAGCATTACCTGGCACTGGGCTCGAGGAAGATGCAGGAGCCCTCAGGTGTCCAGCCACAGTAGGGATCCCGACTCCCGAGGCAGTTCCTGGCAGGGGGCAGAGACATTGGGATCAGCCCTGATGGGAGGGAACAACACCCTGACCCCACAAGGGACCCAGCGCTGTGCTGGGCCTGGTTCCCCAGCCACATTCCCAGCCATGCCAAGCTCTTCCCAGCTGGATCCTGGCACAGGGTGAATTCCTGGGGTGTGAAGGGGATGTGAACCCCCCTGTTCCTCACACACCCCCCAGCGAGACCTGCCCACCCCAGGCACACTCACTTCATGCAGcctgagtgctgctggcagCGAGCCACGGGCACCTTGGCCACGCAGGGGGGGAAGGCCAGGAGCAGGACTCCTGCTGCCTtgtccagctccagccccaggagccgCCGCTCGTCCTCCGTGTCCCGGCCACACCTGCGGGCACGACAGAGCTCAGTgggccccagccctgtccagcttAGGCTGGTCCAGAAGAGGTTACCTCACCCATTCCCCCACCCTTGCATCCCCCtgtcccatccatccatccatccatccatccatccatccatccatccatccatccatccatccatccatccacacatccatccatccatccatccatccatccatccatccatccatccatccatccatccatccatccatccacccatccatccacacatccctccctccctccctccctccctccctccctccctccatccatgcatccctccacccatccatctgaccacctccagcccccagtcccctctccccctcccagcacccacctccCAGGGTGATAGGTCTCAAACTCCTCCAGGAACACGCTCTGGCTGCcaggggcagtggggacagcactgctggtgGCATTGGGCAGGATGAGGAACTTGAggacagtgccagtgctggagcccAGGAACACCACGGTGTGGTTGCCCCATGGCCCTGCCGTGTTGTCCACCACGATCTTGCGGAGCTGGTAcctgtggggtggggatggagcaggagctggagtgTATGGGAGTGTGTGTGGGAGTGTGTgtgccccagggagggcagggaatcaATCCCCAGGGAGTGTGAGGGGCTCTGCAGATCCCAGATCCTGGCCAGAACCcagccagacccatcccagATCCCACCCAAAACCTATACCAGATCCCAGTCAGCATCCTGCCCAGATCTAGCTCAGATTCCCTCCAGATCCCAGCTGGCATCCAGCTCAGATCCCACTAAGGAACCAGCTCAGATCCCTCAATCACTCAGCAGGATCCCAGCTGGTCCCCATCCCATGTCCCCATCCCAGTctcatgtccctgtccccagctctgggacctgtccccatccccattcccatccccgtgtccctgttcccattcccatcccatgtCCCCAtttccattcccatccctgtatccctgttcccattcccattctgtgtctccatccctgctcgccctcagctgccctgcaggcaggaggctgcagcCCGAGAGCTCCGCTTGATTAATTCCCCATCAAGCAGCAATTAAGGCAGATTTAATTAGGACGAGACAATCTTGACTGCAAAGTGTATGAGATTTATCAGCTCTCCCGGCGCTCCCAGTGCTGGCACACACATGCAAGAACAGCATGGGAACCTCCAGCAAGCattcccagtgcctcccagtgcccccagtgccccccagtgcccccactgCCCGGGCACCCACCGGGTCATGGTGCGCAGGATCCAGGGGACGTTGCCCAGCGCTGGCACCGCCTCGTCCATCAGTGGGTGTGTCTTGACGAAGTTGAGGATCTCGTCGGGGAAGGCGCTGGAGGAGTTGTAGCGCATCCCGGGGGCCGCGCAGCACCCGggcctgggatggcacagctcagcgggcaccactcctggcactgtccccagcccctgtcccctcccactGATCTCCCTGCAGGTGGTTGTCCCTTTCCCCATCATCACCCCCATCATCATCCACATCCATGTGCTCCTCCCCACCACCCTCTCTGTGGGTACCAGCACTGCTCATTCCTATCCCCATCTCTGTCCCCACCATCATCCATGTCCCTGTCTCCATCCCCACCACCCTCCCTGTGGGTACCAGCACTGCTCATTCCTGTCcccatcatcatcctcatcatcGTCCATGCCTTTGACCCCATCCCTGTCACTTTTCCTGCAGGGATCCAGCCTGGATTCCACACAGATCCCAGCTTAGATCCTCCTAAGGAACCAGCCAATCACCCCCATCACTTGGCAGGATCATCTCtaccccccatccctgtccctgtccacaaccctgtccccatccccatctctgACCACAGGGATTCCATCACTCCCATTGCTCCCTGTggatcccagccctggctgtccctgtccccatccccatctctgACCACAGGGATTCCATCACTCCCATTGCTCCCTGTggatcccagccctggctgtccctgtccccatccccatctctgACCACAGGGATTCCATCACTCCCATTGCTCCCTGTggatcccagccctggctgtccctgtccccatccccatctctgACCACAGGGATTCCATCACTCCCATTGCTCCCTGTggatcccagccctggctgtgcctgtccccatccctgttccttcctgtgcccatccctgcccctcacCGTGGCTTTGGCACCATGTCCTCGGGCACAGGCGTCCAGATGGACTCGGGCGACTTCTGCTCCCGGAACCGTCCCTCGAACACGGCGGCCACCTGGGTCATGTCGAAGGCACAGACGGCGGAGCCGGGAATGCTGTGGGGACACAGACGA encodes:
- the LOC139683067 gene encoding uncharacterized protein, producing MSAENAALPPEDAPEVKSVVTRVANLALVSCACSAVASAYSSTKQSHPCVRSVCDAAEKGVKTLTAAAVSGAQPLLTRLEPQISTANELACKGLDKLEQKLPILQQPPERVMSPGGHGGTQCQAQSRPRLPCAVPSQVVAGTRELVSSTVARTLHTMVGTRVGRLLVTGMDTVLGKSEELVQRYLPRTTEEQVAPVGAEVAPGREVAPAEQQRRWQSYFIRVGSLSAKQRHRALRRSLGELQRARHSAQQVLAQLHHLIQLIEEGQRGTDGHRHSTREHLHHLWLEWSQQEAVPMEESEQRPGDGGARPAWRGGHPGIPVLCPLLPRPVGAGAGAEPGHGGTGTAGHCRAAGARGAAHAPALARGTLRPRAGGVSRGWHRGDGQVGGLCHRRGNAPGARCHPGLQPARSHQCHRTGAVPTRPPTAVNPNPAGDKGTMGSVPRRGTPLGTVACGGHSVCPSESGAPRGVPKPWECQDFMSWGWAWGVPDVTITAWSQHPVGDTGHSVAVHPPATTSHWDRSDHLHWASPAMATPEPATAQPKAEEQQSIGTRVANLPLVSSAYDMVSSAYTSTKESHPYVRSVCDAAEKGVKTLTAAAVSGAQPLLTRLEPQISTANEFACKGLDKLEEKLPILQQPPEKLISDTKLLVTSTVTGARDVLSSTVAGARDAVTSRVTGVVDMTKGAVQGGVELTRSAVSSGVSTVMGSAVGQMVASGVGSVLEKSEELVDHYLPMTDEELAKLATAVEGFEPEQQKQQQSYFVRLGSLSTKLQHRALQHSLGKLQSARHSSQDLLAQLQRALDLVEHLKQGMDQRLQGGQEKLQQMWLEWSKKQPGGAKDQVPPEAVESGTLAMLQGLTQQLQSSCQPLVSSLQGLPAGIQDKAGQVRHNVEELRAALASATSLQDVTGSVLARARAHAAKARQLMDELVEHVASNTPLTWLVGPFAPSSQRPVEMK
- the SEMA6B gene encoding semaphorin-6B isoform X3, which codes for MGPPPRVPLVLLLLLVAERTVWGTFPEEPGPIAVAPPDYVKHYAVFVGHGSSRPGGPEGGGTQRLNIQRILKVNRTLFIGDRDNVYRVSLEPSGAGEMRYHRKLTWRSNQHDISICRMKGKHEAECRNFVKVLLVRNESLLFVCGTNAFNPVCANYSMDTLEPVGDNISGMARCPYDPKHANVALFTGGMLFTATVTDFLAIDAVIYRSLGNSPTLRTVKHDSKWFKEPYFVHAVEWRSHVYFFFREIAMEFNYLEKVVVSRVARVCKNDMGGSQRVLEKQWTSFLKARLNCSVPGDSHFYFNVIQAVTDILELDGRPVVLAVFSTPANSIPGSAVCAFDMTQVAAVFEGRFREQKSPESIWTPVPEDMVPKPRPGCCAAPGMRYNSSSAFPDEILNFVKTHPLMDEAVPALGNVPWILRTMTRYQLRKIVVDNTAGPWGNHTVVFLGSSTGTVLKFLILPNATSSAVPTAPGSQSVFLEEFETYHPGRCGRDTEDERRLLGLELDKAAGVLLLAFPPCVAKVPVARCQQHSGCMKNCLGSRDPYCGWTPEGSCIFLEPSARVAFEQDIAGGSTSHLGECEGLVTESFVDEPDGLVSVNLLVISSVAAFVIGAVISGFSVCWFIGHRDRKELARRKDKETILAHSESVVSVSRLGERRARGALLAPLMPNGWPKELGKVAQHDLDSGVLPTPEQTPLQQKRCPGALQNCTWEQSHNIINAALRDPGGSGTAGAGRGHGGSGRPPRGIPLSCHAILVDQELEAELSDSSGDGHWARDPQEGPRPRQHPPAGARRPPRSSYGDLGSTPHPSPERRRVVSAPSGDSGDFTEGPPWHPEQLNFNANNGTGRPGAHLKRNHTFNSGEATAGAYGRHGTAPRAPRAPGTPRALTDLQHLLRYGVERTPSGK
- the SEMA6B gene encoding semaphorin-6B isoform X1; the protein is MQITLRRWTATSPGGVVGGTCQGHPWVSPGGADREPSSGITPGYPRSGGCPRRAGATMGPPPRVPLVLLLLLVAERTVWGTFPEEPGPIAVAPPDYVKHYAVFVGHGSSRPGGPEGGGTQRLNIQRILKVNRTLFIGDRDNVYRVSLEPSGAGEMRYHRKLTWRSNQHDISICRMKGKHEAECRNFVKVLLVRNESLLFVCGTNAFNPVCANYSMDTLEPVGDNISGMARCPYDPKHANVALFTGGMLFTATVTDFLAIDAVIYRSLGNSPTLRTVKHDSKWFKEPYFVHAVEWRSHVYFFFREIAMEFNYLEKVVVSRVARVCKNDMGGSQRVLEKQWTSFLKARLNCSVPGDSHFYFNVIQAVTDILELDGRPVVLAVFSTPANSIPGSAVCAFDMTQVAAVFEGRFREQKSPESIWTPVPEDMVPKPRPGCCAAPGMRYNSSSAFPDEILNFVKTHPLMDEAVPALGNVPWILRTMTRYQLRKIVVDNTAGPWGNHTVVFLGSSTGTVLKFLILPNATSSAVPTAPGSQSVFLEEFETYHPGRCGRDTEDERRLLGLELDKAAGVLLLAFPPCVAKVPVARCQQHSGCMKNCLGSRDPYCGWTPEGSCIFLEPSARVAFEQDIAGGSTSHLGECEGLVTESFVDEPDGLVSVNLLVISSVAAFVIGAVISGFSVCWFIGHRDRKELARRKDKETILAHSESVVSVSRLGERRARGALLAPLMPNGWPKELGKVAQHDLDSGVLPTPEQTPLQQKRCPGALQNCTWEQSHNIINAALRDPGGSGTAGAGRGHGGSGRPPRGIPLSCHAILVDQELEAELSDSSGDGHWARDPQEGPRPRQHPPAGARRPPRSSYGDLGSTPHPSPERRRVVSAPSGDSGDFTEGPPWHPEQLNFNANNGTGRPGAHLKRNHTFNSGEATAGAYGRHGTAPRAPRAPGTPRALTDLQHLLRYGVERTPSGK
- the SEMA6B gene encoding semaphorin-6B isoform X2, which produces MRKCWFGRSGGCPRRAGATMGPPPRVPLVLLLLLVAERTVWGTFPEEPGPIAVAPPDYVKHYAVFVGHGSSRPGGPEGGGTQRLNIQRILKVNRTLFIGDRDNVYRVSLEPSGAGEMRYHRKLTWRSNQHDISICRMKGKHEAECRNFVKVLLVRNESLLFVCGTNAFNPVCANYSMDTLEPVGDNISGMARCPYDPKHANVALFTGGMLFTATVTDFLAIDAVIYRSLGNSPTLRTVKHDSKWFKEPYFVHAVEWRSHVYFFFREIAMEFNYLEKVVVSRVARVCKNDMGGSQRVLEKQWTSFLKARLNCSVPGDSHFYFNVIQAVTDILELDGRPVVLAVFSTPANSIPGSAVCAFDMTQVAAVFEGRFREQKSPESIWTPVPEDMVPKPRPGCCAAPGMRYNSSSAFPDEILNFVKTHPLMDEAVPALGNVPWILRTMTRYQLRKIVVDNTAGPWGNHTVVFLGSSTGTVLKFLILPNATSSAVPTAPGSQSVFLEEFETYHPGRCGRDTEDERRLLGLELDKAAGVLLLAFPPCVAKVPVARCQQHSGCMKNCLGSRDPYCGWTPEGSCIFLEPSARVAFEQDIAGGSTSHLGECEGLVTESFVDEPDGLVSVNLLVISSVAAFVIGAVISGFSVCWFIGHRDRKELARRKDKETILAHSESVVSVSRLGERRARGALLAPLMPNGWPKELGKVAQHDLDSGVLPTPEQTPLQQKRCPGALQNCTWEQSHNIINAALRDPGGSGTAGAGRGHGGSGRPPRGIPLSCHAILVDQELEAELSDSSGDGHWARDPQEGPRPRQHPPAGARRPPRSSYGDLGSTPHPSPERRRVVSAPSGDSGDFTEGPPWHPEQLNFNANNGTGRPGAHLKRNHTFNSGEATAGAYGRHGTAPRAPRAPGTPRALTDLQHLLRYGVERTPSGK